AGGAGGGGGCTTTAATGCCGACCATCACCCGTGATCAGGTTCGCGTTCCGGCCGACGTACCGGCTGCCGCTCGCGAGCTCTACATCGACAACTACCTCAAGGCCACACAGAACTCCGGCCGCCTGATGCTTTTCGCATGCGACCAGAAGTTCGAGCACCTCAACGACGACTTCTTCGGCAAGGACATCCACCCGGATGACGCCGAGCCCGAGCACCTGTTCAAGATCGGCTCGCAGGGCGTGTGCGGCGTGCTGGCAGGCCAGCGCGGCCTGATCGCCCAGTTCGCGCCGGACTATCCCGGCATCAACTACCTCATCAAGATGAACTCCAAGACGCATCTGGTGCACACGAGCCAGGACGATCCGTACTCGCCGCAGCTCTACGACTTCCAGGTCGTGCTCGACCTCATCGACAACGGCGTCAACGTGGTTGGTATCGGCTACACGATCTACCTTGGCTCGGAGTACGAGTCGACGATGGTCTCCGAGGCCGGCCAGCTCATCGCTGACGCACACGCCAATGGTCTGGTCGTCGTGTTGTGGATCTACCCGCGCGGCAAGGCCGTCACCGATGAGAAGGACGCTCACCTCATCGCCGGTGCAGCCGGTGCCGCTGCGTGTCTGGGCGCCGACTTCGTCAAGTGCAACCCGCCCAAGGGTGACGAAACCGCCACCTCGGCGCAGAAGCTCGTCGAGGCCTCCAAGGCCGCGGGACGCACGCACCTCGTGTGCGCCGGTGGCTCGACGGTCGACGCCAAGACGTTCCTGAGCCAGCTCTACGACCAGATCCATGTGGGTGGGGCGTCGGGCAACGCGACGGGCCGCAATATCCACCAGCGCTCGCTGGACGAGGCCGTGCGCCTGACCAAGGCCATCTCGGCGATCACGATCGGAGACAAGTCCGTCGACGAGGCGCTGGCTGTCTTCAACGGCGAGGCTGACTTCACGCTCTAGGCTCCTCAACGCGAAAGTACAAGCGCTGCGGCACCGTTCCGGTCAGTAAAGGCCAGGCGGTGCCGCAACGGTTTTCCCGGGTAAAGTAGACCGAACGGTACACAAAGGCAGGCGGAACCCACTTCATGCCGATCTCAGACTGGTTCTCAGCACGCGAGACCAACCGCTATACGAAGGTTGCCGAGCCCAAAGCCGGCAGCGCCGACGTGCCCGATGGCGTCTGGATCAAGTGCGACAGCTGCAGCAAGATCATCTACGAGGGACAGCTCATCGAGAGCGACCGCGTCTGTCCGTACTGCGGATTCCACTTCAACCTCACCGCTGCGCAGCGCATCGAGCTGCTCACCGATGAGGACAGCTTCGTCGAGATCGACGCCG
This genomic stretch from Coriobacteriia bacterium harbors:
- a CDS encoding aldolase, whose product is MPTITRDQVRVPADVPAAARELYIDNYLKATQNSGRLMLFACDQKFEHLNDDFFGKDIHPDDAEPEHLFKIGSQGVCGVLAGQRGLIAQFAPDYPGINYLIKMNSKTHLVHTSQDDPYSPQLYDFQVVLDLIDNGVNVVGIGYTIYLGSEYESTMVSEAGQLIADAHANGLVVVLWIYPRGKAVTDEKDAHLIAGAAGAAACLGADFVKCNPPKGDETATSAQKLVEASKAAGRTHLVCAGGSTVDAKTFLSQLYDQIHVGGASGNATGRNIHQRSLDEAVRLTKAISAITIGDKSVDEALAVFNGEADFTL